One region of Collinsella aerofaciens ATCC 25986 genomic DNA includes:
- a CDS encoding 2-hydroxyacyl-CoA dehydratase — MSKLVEGIKDRMVAAAREAAPAVVDAAQKAATAAAEKVAEAVAEAKNAAGETLAADAATSVVAEPAVATAAQAPEGAIFNPENARGNLHLGIDVGSTTVKLAVLNDDNQIVYAKYQRHHTDVRACARDLFEGAATVLPAAQMTCAITGSGGLLLSQWLDLEFVQEVIASKRAVETLIPATDVAIELGGEDAKIIYFDNGIEQRMNGTCAGGTGAFIDQMATLLHTDASGLNELAANATTIYPIASRCGVFAKTDVQPLLNEGARPEDVAASIFQAVVTQTISGLACGRPIRGNVAFLGGPLQYLSELRHRFYLTLSLDEEHRIVPQNAHLFVASGAAMAHESNKLSTFPQLIEAIDALGDTQGAEVERLDPLFATDEDFAEFKTRHDTEVVPKGKLDGYAGRVFIGIDAGSTTMKAALVGEDGQLLHTWYGNNNGDILGTAKVIMADFYNHIPAGCTIGHVTTTGYGEALLIEALKADSGEIETVAHLRGAKAFLPGVEFILDIGGQDMKCLRVKDGVIEHIMLNEACSSGCGSFIESFAVSMNMDVCAFADAAIHAKAPVDLGSRCTVFMNSRVKQAQKEGATVGDIAAGLSYSVIKNALFKVIKLRDPKEIGSQVIVQGGTFMSDATLRAFEQLTGVHAVRPDIAGCMGAYGAALLARDRAGADGTSTILSAEDIAHLTVTQKHVRCGRCSNNCQLTVNDFGGGRRFITGNRCEKGAGHKKQKTEAPNLFKKKNELLFNREVLSPDEAPRGTVGIPRALNMYENYPFWHAFFTRLGFSVQLSDQSSKKTYQAGIESMPSESVCYPAKMSHGHVMNLIDRDVDFIWMPCVRWERKEDPTAGNCYNCPIVMSYPTALALNIDEIREQNIEFLYPFVPYHDKTELKRRLYQVLAVDRVADAQAGRGRVRGPKITRSEVDAAVNAAFEADARFHEDIQTMGEEALKWVEDHGGHGIVLAGRPYHNDPEINHALPELISSFGFAVFTEDSLAHLVKPERPIRVVDQWMYHSRLYAVARFVTMRNDLDLIQLNSFGCGLDALTTDQVQEILEASGKIYTVLKIDEVSNLGAARIRIRSLMAALKDQEAERLAEATAAGEAYEQGDAAPVSPSTDAPAFASRKYTFEAQRESASTAWPKVPFTEQMRDEGCTILCPQMAPIHFDLVKEVFRGAGYNLELLPSTDHDAVEAGLRYVNNDICYPSILVTGQIMEAIESGRYDLSKTAVVISQTGGGCRATNYIALIRKALRESGHPEIPVISLSAVALGEDNPGFKITPALLKQAVYAVLFGDVMMQMLYRCRPYEATPSAANALYEEYMARARKLAPKFNRHNYTKLCREAIRAFDTMPLVGEGTKPRVGVVGEILVKFHPTANNHVVDVIEREGCEAVVPGLLDFFLYSMSNAELQKDELGSSATTRAGMQALIKLVDWMRTPVEEMLEKSRRFEAPERIGTMADKARTVLSVCNNMGEGWLLTAEMLDLIDHGAPNIICTQPFACLPNHVVGKAVIKELRRQHPESNIVAVDYDPGASEVNQLNRIKLMISVAKENMRAGKGFKLEKVAPLAMDEVTGQMRAHDGCVSCGPASEEAVASVAKRLGRGIKK, encoded by the coding sequence ATGAGCAAACTCGTCGAGGGCATTAAGGACCGTATGGTCGCTGCCGCACGCGAGGCCGCGCCCGCCGTGGTGGACGCCGCGCAGAAGGCCGCGACTGCCGCTGCCGAGAAGGTTGCCGAGGCGGTTGCCGAGGCCAAGAATGCGGCGGGGGAGACGCTTGCCGCCGACGCAGCCACGTCCGTCGTCGCCGAGCCCGCAGTCGCCACCGCCGCCCAGGCCCCCGAAGGCGCGATCTTCAACCCCGAGAACGCTCGTGGCAACCTGCACCTGGGCATCGACGTGGGCTCTACCACCGTTAAGCTCGCCGTGCTCAACGACGACAACCAGATCGTCTACGCCAAGTACCAGCGCCACCACACCGACGTCCGCGCCTGCGCCCGCGACCTGTTCGAGGGCGCTGCGACCGTGCTGCCGGCTGCCCAAATGACCTGCGCCATCACCGGTTCGGGCGGCCTGCTGCTGTCCCAGTGGCTCGACCTGGAGTTTGTCCAGGAGGTCATCGCCAGCAAGCGTGCCGTCGAGACCCTCATCCCGGCCACCGATGTCGCCATTGAGCTGGGCGGCGAGGATGCCAAGATCATCTACTTCGACAACGGCATCGAGCAGCGCATGAACGGCACCTGCGCCGGCGGCACGGGCGCGTTCATCGATCAGATGGCCACCCTGCTGCACACCGATGCCAGCGGCCTCAACGAGCTCGCGGCCAACGCCACCACCATCTATCCCATCGCCAGCCGCTGCGGCGTCTTTGCCAAGACCGACGTGCAGCCGCTGCTCAACGAGGGCGCCCGCCCCGAGGACGTGGCCGCCTCCATCTTCCAGGCCGTCGTGACCCAGACCATCTCGGGTCTGGCGTGCGGCCGTCCGATCCGCGGCAACGTCGCCTTCCTGGGCGGCCCGCTGCAGTATCTCTCCGAGCTGCGCCACCGCTTCTACCTCACGCTCAGCCTGGACGAGGAGCACCGTATCGTGCCCCAAAACGCTCACCTGTTTGTGGCGAGCGGCGCCGCCATGGCGCACGAGTCCAACAAGCTCAGCACGTTCCCGCAGCTCATCGAGGCCATTGATGCCCTGGGTGACACGCAGGGTGCCGAGGTCGAGCGCCTGGACCCGCTCTTTGCCACCGACGAGGACTTTGCCGAGTTCAAGACCCGCCACGACACCGAGGTCGTCCCCAAGGGCAAGCTCGACGGCTATGCCGGCCGCGTGTTCATCGGCATCGACGCCGGCTCCACCACCATGAAAGCCGCACTCGTGGGCGAGGACGGCCAGCTGTTGCACACCTGGTACGGCAACAACAACGGTGACATCCTGGGCACGGCCAAGGTCATCATGGCCGATTTCTACAACCACATCCCCGCCGGCTGCACCATCGGCCACGTGACCACCACGGGCTACGGCGAGGCGCTGCTCATCGAGGCCCTCAAGGCCGACTCCGGCGAGATCGAGACCGTCGCGCACCTGCGCGGCGCCAAGGCGTTCCTGCCCGGCGTCGAGTTCATTCTGGACATTGGCGGCCAGGACATGAAGTGTCTGCGCGTCAAGGACGGCGTCATCGAGCACATCATGCTCAACGAGGCCTGCTCGTCGGGTTGCGGTAGCTTTATCGAGAGCTTCGCCGTCTCTATGAACATGGACGTGTGCGCGTTCGCCGACGCCGCCATCCATGCCAAGGCCCCGGTCGACCTGGGCAGCCGCTGCACGGTCTTTATGAACTCGCGCGTCAAGCAGGCGCAAAAGGAAGGCGCCACGGTGGGCGACATCGCGGCCGGCCTGTCCTATTCCGTCATCAAGAATGCCCTGTTCAAGGTCATTAAGCTACGCGACCCCAAGGAGATCGGCAGCCAGGTGATCGTCCAGGGCGGCACCTTTATGTCCGACGCCACGCTGCGCGCATTTGAGCAGCTCACCGGCGTCCATGCCGTGCGTCCCGACATCGCCGGCTGCATGGGCGCCTACGGTGCGGCCCTGCTCGCCCGCGATCGCGCTGGCGCCGACGGCACTTCGACCATCCTTTCGGCCGAAGACATCGCGCACCTCACCGTGACGCAAAAGCATGTCCGCTGCGGCCGCTGCTCCAACAACTGCCAGCTCACCGTCAACGACTTTGGCGGCGGCAGGCGCTTCATTACCGGCAACCGCTGCGAGAAGGGTGCCGGCCACAAAAAGCAGAAGACCGAGGCTCCCAACCTCTTCAAAAAGAAAAACGAGTTGCTGTTTAACCGCGAGGTGCTGAGCCCCGACGAGGCCCCGCGCGGCACCGTCGGCATCCCCCGCGCACTCAACATGTACGAGAACTACCCCTTCTGGCACGCGTTCTTTACGCGCCTGGGCTTTAGCGTGCAGCTGTCCGACCAGTCGAGCAAGAAGACCTACCAGGCGGGCATCGAGTCCATGCCGTCTGAGAGCGTCTGCTATCCGGCCAAGATGAGCCACGGCCACGTGATGAACCTCATTGACCGCGATGTCGACTTCATTTGGATGCCGTGCGTGCGCTGGGAGCGCAAGGAGGATCCGACGGCCGGCAACTGCTACAACTGCCCCATCGTCATGAGCTACCCCACGGCGCTGGCGCTCAATATTGACGAGATTCGCGAGCAGAACATCGAGTTCCTGTACCCGTTTGTGCCGTATCACGATAAGACCGAGCTCAAGCGCCGTCTGTATCAGGTGCTCGCCGTCGACCGTGTGGCCGATGCGCAAGCCGGTCGCGGTCGCGTGCGTGGACCCAAGATCACGCGCTCCGAGGTCGATGCCGCCGTCAACGCTGCTTTTGAGGCCGATGCGCGCTTCCACGAGGACATTCAGACCATGGGCGAGGAGGCCCTCAAGTGGGTCGAGGACCACGGCGGCCACGGCATCGTACTCGCCGGTCGTCCCTACCATAACGACCCCGAGATCAACCATGCCCTGCCCGAGCTTATCTCGAGCTTTGGCTTTGCGGTCTTTACCGAGGATTCGCTTGCGCATCTCGTGAAGCCTGAGCGTCCGATTCGCGTCGTCGACCAGTGGATGTACCACAGCCGCCTGTACGCCGTCGCCCGTTTTGTGACGATGCGCAACGACCTGGACCTGATCCAGCTCAACTCCTTCGGCTGCGGCCTGGACGCTCTGACCACCGATCAGGTGCAGGAGATCCTGGAGGCCAGCGGCAAGATCTATACCGTGCTCAAGATCGACGAGGTGTCCAACCTGGGCGCCGCGCGTATCCGCATCCGCTCGCTCATGGCGGCGCTCAAGGACCAGGAGGCCGAGCGCTTGGCCGAGGCCACGGCCGCGGGCGAGGCTTACGAGCAGGGCGATGCCGCGCCGGTGTCCCCTTCCACGGATGCCCCCGCGTTCGCGAGCCGTAAGTACACGTTCGAGGCGCAGCGCGAGAGTGCTTCGACCGCGTGGCCCAAGGTGCCCTTTACCGAGCAGATGCGCGACGAGGGCTGCACCATTCTGTGCCCGCAGATGGCGCCGATCCACTTTGACCTGGTCAAAGAGGTGTTCCGCGGTGCTGGCTACAACTTGGAGCTGCTGCCCTCGACCGATCACGACGCCGTCGAGGCCGGCCTGCGCTATGTGAACAATGACATTTGCTATCCGTCCATTTTGGTGACCGGCCAGATTATGGAGGCCATCGAGAGCGGCCGGTACGACTTGTCCAAGACGGCCGTGGTTATCAGCCAGACCGGCGGCGGCTGCCGTGCCACCAACTACATCGCGCTCATCCGCAAGGCCCTGCGCGAGAGCGGCCACCCCGAGATCCCGGTAATCTCGCTTTCGGCCGTGGCACTCGGCGAGGACAACCCCGGCTTCAAGATTACGCCGGCGCTGCTTAAGCAGGCAGTCTACGCGGTGCTCTTTGGTGACGTGATGATGCAGATGCTCTACCGCTGCCGTCCGTACGAGGCAACGCCCAGTGCCGCCAACGCGCTCTACGAGGAGTACATGGCGCGCGCCCGCAAGCTGGCGCCCAAGTTCAACCGCCACAACTACACCAAACTGTGCCGCGAGGCCATCCGCGCGTTCGACACCATGCCGCTCGTGGGCGAGGGCACCAAACCGCGCGTGGGCGTGGTCGGCGAGATCTTGGTCAAGTTCCACCCCACAGCCAACAACCACGTGGTCGATGTCATCGAGCGCGAGGGCTGCGAGGCCGTGGTGCCGGGCCTGCTCGACTTCTTCCTGTACTCCATGAGCAACGCCGAGCTGCAGAAGGACGAGCTGGGAAGCTCTGCCACCACGCGCGCTGGTATGCAGGCGCTCATCAAACTCGTGGACTGGATGCGCACGCCGGTGGAGGAGATGCTCGAGAAATCCCGCCGCTTTGAGGCACCCGAGCGCATCGGCACCATGGCGGACAAGGCCCGCACGGTGCTTTCGGTGTGCAACAACATGGGCGAGGGCTGGTTGCTCACGGCCGAGATGCTCGACCTGATCGATCATGGCGCACCCAATATCATCTGCACGCAGCCCTTCGCGTGCCTGCCCAATCACGTGGTGGGCAAGGCCGTGATCAAGGAGCTGCGCCGTCAGCACCCCGAGAGCAACATCGTCGCGGTGGACTACGACCCCGGTGCATCCGAGGTCAACCAGCTCAACCGCATCAAGCTCATGATTAGCGTGGCCAAGGAGAACATGCGCGCCGGCAAGGGCTTTAAGCTCGAGAAGGTGGCGCCGCTCGCGATGGACGAGGTTACCGGGCAGATGCGTGCCCATGACGGCTGCGTGAGCTGCGGGCCGGCCAGTGAGGAGGCCGTTGCATCGGTCGCCAAGCGTCTGGGGCGCGGTATTAAGAAGTAG
- a CDS encoding TetR/AcrR family transcriptional regulator has product MSQLEKCDRRSLRSQRALRQALASELAESGDLSRINVASLTERAGLTRRTFYSHYRDIPDFINQIEDGLLAEIRERIELITAAQLPDLYHNIDELEPAPGSVELLRYLAANRDLIGALLGPGGDQAFIKRIIDTAREAVVPRAQTGILGLALGTFFDYYVTYVVSAEVGMIQRWFERGLTESPEAMARIMTVLAFVRPGDLYGQPIDINVPEYGMKLLNLQLEDAADTAATVESNN; this is encoded by the coding sequence TTGTCCCAGCTCGAGAAATGCGATCGCCGGTCCCTTCGCTCGCAGCGTGCCCTTCGCCAGGCACTTGCCAGCGAGCTTGCCGAAAGCGGCGACCTTTCGCGCATTAATGTCGCGTCGCTCACCGAGCGCGCTGGCCTTACGCGCCGTACGTTCTATTCGCACTACCGCGATATCCCCGACTTTATCAATCAAATCGAGGATGGCTTGCTGGCCGAGATCCGTGAGCGTATTGAGCTCATCACCGCAGCTCAGCTGCCCGATCTCTATCACAACATCGATGAGCTCGAGCCGGCGCCCGGTTCGGTTGAGCTGCTGCGTTATCTTGCGGCCAACCGCGACTTAATCGGTGCGCTGCTGGGTCCGGGCGGCGACCAGGCCTTCATTAAAAGGATTATCGACACCGCACGTGAGGCTGTGGTGCCGCGTGCACAGACGGGCATTTTGGGCCTGGCGCTGGGCACGTTCTTTGACTACTACGTCACCTACGTCGTGAGTGCCGAGGTCGGCATGATTCAGCGCTGGTTTGAGCGTGGGCTCACCGAATCGCCCGAGGCCATGGCGCGCATTATGACGGTGCTCGCTTTTGTGCGCCCCGGTGACCTGTATGGCCAACCTATCGATATCAACGTGCCGGAATACGGCATGAAGCTATTGAACTTGCAGCTCGAGGACGCGGCCGACACCGCCGCAACCGTCGAGTCCAACAACTAA
- a CDS encoding IS110 family transposase, giving the protein MVNFRLALTIDTLTAFRLAAEAGSFTRFRTAPAFASWCGLVPSERSSGETERCGGITKTGNRLARTALVESAWHYLTCTPRPKAPAPGVDVPAAIRARADDCTARLCRRREALAAAGKSSCKANAAVARELACWVWEIGRRAEGTLG; this is encoded by the coding sequence GTGGTTAATTTTAGATTAGCGCTAACAATCGACACCCTGACGGCCTTCAGGCTCGCAGCCGAGGCGGGTTCCTTCACGAGGTTCCGGACGGCCCCGGCCTTCGCGAGCTGGTGCGGGCTGGTCCCGTCGGAGCGCTCGAGCGGCGAGACCGAGCGGTGCGGCGGGATAACCAAGACGGGCAACCGGCTCGCCAGGACGGCACTGGTGGAGTCGGCGTGGCACTACCTGACGTGCACGCCCCGCCCGAAGGCCCCGGCCCCCGGCGTGGACGTCCCCGCGGCGATCCGGGCGCGCGCCGACGACTGCACCGCCAGGCTCTGCCGCCGCCGCGAGGCGCTGGCGGCGGCGGGCAAGAGCTCGTGCAAGGCAAATGCCGCCGTCGCGCGCGAGCTCGCCTGCTGGGTCTGGGAGATCGGGCGCCGGGCGGAGGGGACCCTCGGCTGA
- the istB gene encoding IS21-like element helper ATPase IstB has protein sequence MGAVAEGSPSIRAQANLSALGLHEMAASLPDYVRMVAAGERGFASALEEMTRVEVAAREVRITSQRIRSSGFPYVKGLADFDWDFQPSVPRAEIEELATLRFVERAENVLFVGSPGVGKTHLAVALGIEAVRAGREVRFVDCARLVEDLEDASSRGILKKRLKYYAHSRLLIIDELGYLDVGSAGADLLFQLISTRYEQRSTIITTNVGISGWGRVFGDDVAASAIADRVCHHCHLVKITGRSYRLKDLPRDGPVKP, from the coding sequence ATGGGCGCCGTCGCGGAGGGTAGCCCCTCGATCAGGGCGCAGGCGAACCTCTCCGCGCTCGGGCTGCACGAGATGGCGGCGTCCCTGCCCGACTACGTGAGGATGGTCGCCGCGGGCGAGCGGGGCTTCGCCTCCGCCCTCGAGGAGATGACGCGCGTCGAGGTCGCCGCCCGGGAGGTCAGGATTACCAGCCAGCGCATACGGTCGTCGGGGTTCCCCTACGTCAAGGGGCTGGCGGACTTCGACTGGGACTTCCAGCCGTCGGTCCCGCGCGCCGAGATCGAGGAGCTCGCGACCCTGAGGTTCGTCGAGCGGGCCGAGAACGTCCTGTTCGTGGGGAGCCCCGGCGTGGGCAAGACGCACCTCGCCGTCGCGCTGGGCATCGAGGCGGTCAGGGCGGGGCGCGAGGTCAGGTTCGTGGACTGCGCCCGGCTCGTCGAGGACCTGGAGGACGCCTCGTCGCGCGGCATCCTCAAGAAGAGGCTCAAGTACTACGCCCACTCGAGGCTGCTGATCATCGACGAGCTCGGCTACCTCGACGTCGGTAGCGCGGGCGCGGACCTGCTGTTCCAGCTGATATCGACGCGCTACGAGCAGCGCTCGACGATCATCACCACCAACGTGGGGATCAGCGGCTGGGGCAGGGTGTTCGGGGACGACGTGGCGGCGAGCGCGATCGCGGACAGGGTGTGCCACCACTGCCACCTGGTCAAGATAACGGGCAGGTCCTACAGGCTGAAGGACCTGCCGAGGGACGGTCCCGTCAAGCCGTGA
- the istA gene encoding IS21 family transposase: MERNVMGELNVYRGSGAKPNFSEIARRHGMDRHTVAKYWREGEAAADGRSARGSAFDPLEEVIRAKAQLPGMTKMAVYAFLREGRGEGLPGYGAFTAWCRGRDVPFGGVGGREPHPRFETPPGRQLQFDWKEGMRLVDSEGEVFEFSVFTATLGYSRKHRFIPVRSRTLDDLLSCLLATFTRLGGVPEECITDNMSCLVTVSGRRRTRQERAWRFAREAGFELRLCAPRSPQTKGKDESANRFLNRLLAYGGEFTGWSGLAEAVARIEAQANSEPNRTTGLPPDALFMREKESLRPIGNLRLLESMVGDVSVQTVPPTMLVRAAGREWSVPRRCIGRRVSVIAMPGGQVVVRMAGEEVAVHDAASGPSRPINYDPDHYGQALEGKRGLADADIAEAARANLALLDSLGGA, encoded by the coding sequence ATGGAGCGAAACGTAATGGGAGAGCTGAACGTCTACAGGGGGTCCGGCGCGAAGCCGAACTTCAGCGAGATCGCGAGGAGGCACGGCATGGACCGGCACACGGTCGCCAAGTACTGGCGGGAGGGCGAGGCCGCCGCCGACGGGAGGTCCGCGAGGGGCAGCGCCTTCGACCCGCTCGAGGAGGTGATCCGCGCGAAGGCCCAGCTGCCCGGGATGACCAAGATGGCCGTGTACGCGTTCCTGCGCGAGGGCCGCGGGGAGGGGCTGCCCGGGTACGGCGCCTTCACCGCATGGTGCCGGGGCCGCGACGTGCCCTTCGGGGGTGTGGGCGGCCGCGAGCCGCACCCGCGGTTCGAGACGCCCCCGGGCAGGCAGCTGCAGTTCGACTGGAAGGAGGGCATGAGGCTCGTCGACTCGGAGGGCGAGGTCTTCGAGTTCAGCGTGTTCACCGCGACGCTCGGCTATTCCCGGAAGCACCGCTTCATACCGGTCAGGAGCCGCACGCTCGACGACCTGCTGTCCTGCCTGCTCGCCACCTTCACCCGCCTCGGCGGCGTCCCGGAGGAGTGCATCACGGACAACATGTCGTGCCTGGTGACCGTCTCGGGCCGCAGGAGGACCAGGCAGGAGAGGGCGTGGCGGTTCGCGCGGGAGGCCGGCTTCGAGCTCAGGCTCTGCGCGCCGCGCTCGCCGCAGACCAAGGGCAAGGACGAGTCGGCCAACCGCTTCCTGAACCGCCTGCTCGCCTACGGCGGCGAGTTCACCGGGTGGAGCGGCCTCGCCGAGGCGGTGGCCCGGATCGAGGCCCAGGCAAACTCGGAGCCGAACCGCACCACCGGCCTGCCGCCTGACGCGCTGTTCATGCGGGAGAAGGAGAGCCTGCGACCCATCGGGAACCTCCGTCTCCTCGAGTCGATGGTGGGCGACGTGAGCGTCCAGACCGTCCCGCCGACCATGCTCGTCAGGGCCGCCGGCAGGGAGTGGTCCGTGCCCAGGCGCTGCATCGGCCGGCGCGTGAGCGTCATAGCGATGCCCGGCGGCCAGGTCGTGGTGAGGATGGCCGGCGAGGAGGTCGCCGTCCACGACGCCGCGTCCGGGCCGTCGAGGCCCATCAACTACGACCCCGACCACTATGGGCAGGCCCTCGAGGGGAAGCGCGGCCTGGCCGACGCGGACATCGCCGAGGCCGCGCGCGCCAACCTCGCGCTGCTCGACTCGCTCGGAGGGGCGTGA